The genomic region GCTCAAAAGAAAAGCTGGAAAGGCAAATGGGATATTCCTTTGTTAACGGACCTTGCGGTGCGTTTTGAGAATTCCGATCTGAAACTCGAGAATTGCGATGAGATCTTTCAAGTTTATTACGAGGTCAAAAAATTCTCCCCGTATTGGAAGGTTCGTTCCCTGGATCAGCTTTATCGTCTTGAGAAAGAAATGATTTCCAAGTTGCAAAGGGAGGTTTTTGTCGGACCGGATCTAAACTATCCGCTTCCTCCGATCGATACGGAAGATTGGCTGGAACCGATCCATTCCCGCAAAGAATTATTCTTGGAATCCAAGTCCCAGCACAACTGTATCTTCAGCTACGACAAGGATATAGTCGACGGGAAATATTATATTTATCGAATATTCACTCCGGAACGTTGCACGTTGTCCTTGTTTCATATCAACGGCGATTGGTATCTCGACCAGGTCTTTGCGGCTTTCAACAAAAAGGCAAACGCGGCGACGATGAAAAAGATCGAAGCCTGGAGAATCCGAAACGGTATTTTCGTTTTAGGAGACGCGTTCCGTCTAGGGATTCCTCCGGATTGGATCTTTGCGAGATAACAGCGACCCTTTTAAGCGGGAAATTTCTTTTCATCTTTTGAGGCTCCCGCTTTAAACCGACCGATTCGTACATTCAATCAATTGAATGTATCTAAGAATCAAGGCTACGAAAAATCGCTTCGACTTCACTCGACGTCTCGGACGAACCAAGCCCACGCGATAAAAACCAATTGAAACGGCAATCGAACGTACAAACCCCAAATCGGGAAACCGAACGGTTCCCCCGCCAAGGCCGCTTGCAACATATAAACGTTTGCCGGTAAGACCGCGATCAACAAAAGAATGATTCCGTAACAAGCCCAGGTTCGTGTCGGACGAAACCAAAGACCCAATGCAAAAAGGATTTCAGCGCCTCCGCTGATCCAATTCAATATGGAATGCGCGGGGAGATAAGGAGGCATCATTCTTAGATAAAAGCCCGGGTTTACGAAGTGGTTGATGCCCGCAAAGAGGTAAAACGCGGACATAGAATAGAGAAGAATTTTTTTCATGAAAACTCCGATCGCAAAAATCAATCGGGAGATCATTGTATAAGCCTCCGAAAAAAGGAAAGAGTTTTTAATGGAGAACTCAAAAATATTTTTTTGAACTCCGAAAATTCTCCCTTTCAAAACCGACTTCGGTTGATTTAAATTTTTCTTTGATCGATTATTTTATGCGACAAACCCATCGGGCATAAAATTACGTTCGGAAATTTTTGTCGTACATGCCCGGCTCGGGAAAAGCAATATCGAATTGCTTTAGAGAATTCCCTTTTCGGGAAAGCGAATGCGCTCGATTTCAGAAGACATAACAAGCAATACTCAACAATTTCATAATATTCTAAATTATTCCGAAGCGTAAAACCTGTTCACTGCGTTCGCAATCGTCCGATCCACGAAAGCCGGAGCAAAAAGTTTGATCCAAGGTATGAGCTTTCCGCCGAAGGTCATCACCAATTCTCTTTTCCGTTTTGAGATTGCCCTTGCGATCAGTCGCGCGCATTCTTCCGGAGACATGATGTTTCTCTTAGGGGCTTCCGAATTTTTTTCCTGCGTTACGTTTCCGTTCGCGTCGAATTTTCTATAGTTCATTTTGGTCGCGATCGGTCCGGGCGAAACCACAAGAACGTCGACTCCGGTCCCCATCAACTCGATTCGTAGCGAATCGCTAAATCCCTGTACCGCAAATTTCGAAGCGGAATATCCCGTGGATCTTGGAAAACCGGTCTTTCCCTGTAAGGAAGATATGTTTACGATCATCCCTTGACTCTTCTTTAAATAAGGCAACGCGTAATAAGAAGTATGAACCACTCCGAGATAATTTACGGTCATGAGTTTTTGAAATACGGATAGATCCTGCAAAGAATCGAACGAAGCGCTCATGGAAATTCCAGCGCTATTGATTAGAATGTCGATTCTTCCGTACTTTTTTACGGCTTGCTCTATTAGATTTTTACACTCTTCGATGGAAGATATGTCCGTTTGAACCGCAAGCGCTTGTGCACCCTTTCGCTCGCACTCCGCCGCCAAATTCTCGAGCGACTCTTGATTGCGAGATGCCAAGACTAACTTAACTTGCTTTGCCGCGTATAAAAGAGACAGCTCTCTTCCGATTCCTTCACTCGCGCCCGTTATAACGATAACTTGATTTTTTTCCGATTTCATGTGCCTCGATCCAAACTTTGATTTGTATCGTATCTTACATGTTTGGCAGGAGTTCGTCGACGGATGTTATAACAGCTTACATGTTTTTAGGGAGGAAGGGGAAAGGAGTGAGATGTTTTGGGAAAGAACAGAGTTTTGCAGTTCCGTTTCCCTTCCCCCAAACGCAAAAAAGCCAGACATTGATTGCCTGGCTTTTTTGTGACTCCGGTGTTATCCGGGTTTGATTGTCGTTCCTTAACAAAATATAAACTGCGATGAGAGAAATGTAATTTGTGTCCTATTTGAAATCTTCTTTAAGATTTCTTCCTGGCGTTGTTGACATTAGCAGGAGTGAATTACGCTTCACTCTTTCGTAATATGGTCAAGCCTCACGACCGATTAGTATCACTCGACTCAATGTGTTACCACACTTACATCTGTGACCTATCAACCAAGTCATCTTCTTGGGGTCTTTAGGGGATTGCTCCCAGGGAGATCTTATCTTCAGAAGGGTTTCCCACTTATATGCTTTCAGCGGTTATCCCTGCCGAACATAGCTACTCAGCGTTGCTTCTGGCGAAACAACTGATACAGTCACCTCGCTACGCTCGCGTCAGTCCGCCTCGCGGCTGACATCCTCGCTCCTAGGGTCGCTGCGGATGGTTCGTCATCCCGGTCCTCAATAGTGCGTTTCCCCAACCTATCTTTCAAAGAGTCCGCAAGATTTTTCTAATATGGTTGGGGCCGGGCTCTCCGCTCTGGTCAAGTTATTGTATTTTGCTACAACCAAGTTAGCCATTTTGAAATGCAATAACTTGACCCCGCATCGATCCCTAACGCTACGACCCATAGAGAGAAGTATTACTGAGTTCAGCGGAGTGAAACGAGCGAACGCTTCGACAGCGGATCTCCTTCTTGAGATTAAGAAAAGCATTCCTATGCCTCATAAGAGGAAAAAAATTAATACCGAACTTACATCGGATCGGCAAAACTTTTCTGAAGAATTACTTGATTTAAAAATAAACCTTTTTCAATCACAGTAGAAACATCCTTGCTATTCTTTAAAAAAATCACATCCACAAGATAACGATCATATTTGTCGGAGCCGTAAGTTTTAATCAAAAGAAACGGACAATCTTTGAGTTGAGACTCGACAAATTTTTTAACGGAAGCGCCCTTCTTAGAACCTAATTCGGGAGCGTCCAAACCACGTAAGCGCAATCTCTGTTGAATGAAAATATGAAAACCCAGATCGATCGTAACAAGCAAAGTATCACCGTCGACAACCTTCTCCAAGAAAGCTTTATACGTATAAAGAAGCTTATTCCCTGATACTTTTTGAAAAGAATAACCCTTTCTATTCTTACTAACTGTAAGGATCGACCCGACGGGAAACTTAGACTTACCACCTAACAACGATTCAATTCTAATGTCAAAACCAAGATCTAAATTTGGAACGCTGCGTTCCAAATTAGAAGAAAAATTTTGAATGAGACGGTAAGTAAAAAGACCCAAAATAGGACGTTTCAATCGTGAAATGCCCTTATCTCCATCCTCTGAAAATTCCGAATCCGTCTCAGCAGTGGCAACGGAATCGCGTTTTCTAAGCACAGCATGCGCCTTCAGCAAAAGTTCCCGATGAAGACCGACCTTTAACGATCGCTTCTTTTTCCAGACGATTTCTGATCTTAAAATCTTCTACAAGAAGCAAAGCTCTATAATGAGACCAAGAAAGTTCGGGACAAATTTTCCCAAGCTTATAAAATTGAAAGAAACGTCGCATATAACGCAAGTTTCGATCCGAAAAACCTTTCTCAAAGCGTTGATTCAGATCCTTGGAGAGTTGAATCAAAATTCGATCTCCGTAACTCGCCTTCTCCTGATTTCCCTGTTCCACCTCGACGATTCATTGCCCGATCTTCCAATAACTTACCAAAGAAATCTTGTTCCAATCGGAATTCGCATTCGATTGAAACGATTCATAGATATGAGCAACGTCCATTAGAAGGGATTGGTAAGATTTAGGGGTCAGACTTGAGGAAAGACTCATAGGCGGAATTGGTAATAATTTATCCACTTAGGCATGAATCAGAAAAACGATCAAGTTAGCAATAAATTAATATATGTAACTTTTTTAAATATTTTAGACAAAAAGATAATCTTCTCTCTATATATATTATCTCCAATCCGATTTATGAAAAAGGAATAAATGAAAATTCTAATAGACACCAACATACTTATTCCTCTCGAACCGGTTCATTCAGCCGATATAGAACCCCAGCGTTCAGCAGCCTTAGATTTTATTTCCTTATGCCTAAAAAATAATATAGAAATCTTCCTTCATCCGGAAGGTAGAAAAGATATCGAAAATGATAAAAACCAAGTAAGAAAGCAAATACGAACGGACGCCTACAAAAAGTATAAAGAGTTAGTGCATCCCCCAGCTCCTTCAAAAGAAATGATGGATATCATTGGAGATCCAATACCGGGATCACATGATGAAATCGACATACGAATGCTTGCATCTGTATTTCAGGATGCCATTGATTATTTCATAACAGAAGATCAGAAACTTCGAAAAAAAGCCAAGTCCCTTAATCTTCAAGACAGAGTCCTCAGCTTAAATGAAGTTTTAGATCTGCTGTCAAGACTGTTTCCGAGCCATATCCCGATGCCGGAAATAGTCAAAAGATTGCCCGTGTATAGCCTGAACGAAAAAAACCCGATTTTCGAAAGCATTAGAAATTCCTATCCTGGTTTTGACGTTTGGTTTCAAAAGTGCAAGCTTGAACATAGGGAATCACTTGTCATTCAAAGAGAAAATTCACTCGCAGGGCTTTGTATCTTCTCAGAAAAAAAAAGACCAAATTGACGATAAAAAAGGAAAAGTATTAAAACTCAATACGTTTAAAATATCCTCGGATTTCTCAGGATATAAACTTGGCGAATTACTTTTAAAATCTGTTATAAGAATAGCTCGACACGAAAAATTTCATCACTTATATCTTACAACTCACGAAGAGCAATCAAGTCTATTGACCTTTCTAGAGGATTTCGGTTTTCGACTCCTCCCTGCTCGGAATGAACGAGAAGAATTATTATTCTTAAAAGATATCTTTCCCGTTTCAGACATGCCACTCTTATCTCCACTCGAGTTTCAGAAGCGATACGGACCAGGCATCGAACAATTGGAAAACGTCTCCTTTCATTTCGTCCCTATTCGACCGCAATACTCTAGGCTTTTATTCAGAGAAACTGAAAAGCAAGGAGAACTTTTCCGAGAGCTTTTACCGGTAGAAAATACGATACGCAAGGCTTACCTATGCCATTCGAGCAATAAACAAATCGCATCCGGAGATATATTACTTTTTTACAGATCGGAAGACGTTCGATCGGTAGTCGCCATCGGAGTATGCGAATATACATTTCGATCCCAGGATCCGAAAGAAATCATCCTAAAAATCGGGCAACGAACTGTGTATTCCTTTTCTGAAATAGAAAATTTAACTAAGAAAGAAGTTTTAGTTGTACTTTTTCGTGAATCTCGTATATTAGAAAAACCGATCAGCTTTGACGAACTCTCAAGAATGGGGGCTGTAAGGGGATCGATCCAATCCATTCAAAAAGTAAAGGAGGAGGCTCTACCTTGGCTAAAACAAAGAATCGGCGAGTAGTATTCCTACCCATCAAACCGGAGTTTGCTCATAAAATTATGAATGGGGAAAAGAATATAGAGTTTCGAAAGAAGTTCTCTTCCCAAGAAGTCGAAATCATTGTAATCTACTCTTCCAGTCCCGAAAAGCGAGTCATCGGTTATGCGACTGTAGATTCTATCGTAATCGATACCCCTGATTCTCTCTGGAAACGCTTTTGTAAAAAAGGGGGAATCGATAAGGATAGGTTTTCTTCTTATTTTAATGGAAAGGAAACGGGAGTTGGTATTCGAATTAAGAATGTAAGTAGATTGAAAGAAGCTGTTACCCCTACTCAGTTGGGAATCCAAGGAGCAATTCCGCAGAACTTTAAGTTTTTGGAAAAAGGGATTATTACGAAATTAGAGCGAAACCTTATTTAAGGAAGAAGACTAAGTCTAAATTAACTTTTGATTCAAGCGACCGACTAACAGAAGATCACGGAAATTTTAATGCTTTTTTGAGAAATATAGCCGAGAATGTAAAATTAGGCAAGGTTAAGAGCGAGTACAATAAGAGGGAACAAGGGCCTGATCCTGGCAAGGAAACGTCGAGTAAAATTCCTCTTGGATTGCGCTCAGCTGCAATTTCCTTCTTCTGCCGATATGCAGTTCCTTTAATCGAAATTTGTTGGACCATAATCTTCGGCCGTGATCGAATACCTTTTCTTTAAAACCATTAGGTTGTCTCTGAGAAGCCCTCATGCAAACCTAAAGAACAATAATACATATTACAAATTTAAACTCACTTTCATAGGAATATCAGAATGACAAGTGCTCAACAACGCGCCGCGCTTCAACGCCAAATTTGGCAAATCGCCAATGATGTGCGAGGTGCAGTAGACGGATGGGATTTTAAACAATATGTGCTTGGCACTCTTTTTTACCGTTTCATCAGCGAGAACTTTACCAACTACATGGAAGGTGGTGATAGCAGTATTGATTATGCAAAACTGCCCGATAAGCGGATTACACGCGAAATCAAGGTTGATGCCATTAAGACGAGGGGTTATTTTATCTATCCAAGCCAGCTCTTCGCCAATGTCACAGCCAAGGCCGACAAAAGCGAGAGCTTAAATACTGACCTGGCGGCTATATTTAAAGCAATCGAAACCTCTGCGAACGGATTTCCATCCGAGCATGACATCAAAGGATTGTTTGCCGATTTTGATACCACGAGCAATCGCCTCGGCAACACAGTGAAAGACAAAAATAGCCGTCTTGCCGCTGTTCTCAAACGTGTGGCCGAGCTTGATTTTGGCGATTTCGATAGCAGTCATATAGACCTATTTGGCGATGCGTACGAATTTCTCATCTCTAACTATGCAGCCAATGCAGGTAAATCCGGTGGCGAGTTTTTCACTCCCCAACATGTTTCCAAGCTGATTGCTCAGCTGGCTATACATAAGCAGACGCGCATCAATAAAATCTATGACCCCGCTTGTGGTTCCGGCTCCTTGCTTTTGCAAGCCAAAAAGCAATTTGATGATCACATCATTGAAGAAGGTTTTTTCGGTCAGGAAATCAACCATACCACTTACAATCTCGCGCGGATGAATATGTTCTTACATAATATCAACTACGATAAGTTCGACATCGAGCTTGGAAATACGCTGATCGACCCTCAGCATAATAATGAAAAACCATTCGACGCGATTGTCTCCAATCCTCCCTACTCAATTAATTGGAAAGGTAGTGATGACCCGACCTTGATCAACGACGATCGTTTTGCTCCGGCAGGTGTATTAGCCCCTAAGTCCAAGGCCGACTTTGCCTTTGTGCTCCATGCGCTTAGTTATTTATCCAGTAAGGGCCGGGCTGCCATTGTCTGCTTCCCCGGTATTTTTTACCGAGGTGGCGCCGAACAGAAAATCCGTCAGTATCTGGTAGATAATAATTTTGTAGAAACTGTGATCTCACTTGCACCGAACTTATTTTTTGGCACGACCATCGCCGTAAATATTCTGGTTCTTTCCAAACACAAAACCGATACGAACACGCAGTTCATTGATGCAAGCGGACTCTTTAAGAAAGAAACCAATACGAACATACTCACTGACGAGCATATCGAACAGATCATGCAAACCTTCGATAGCAAGATTGATACGGAGCACTTTGCAAAATCTGTGAGTGTTGAAACAATCGCCAACAACGATTTCAATCTATCCGTAAGCAGTTATGTAGAAGCCAAAGACAACCGAGAAGTGATCGATATCCAAAAACTGAACGCTGAGCTAAAAACCACCGTCAAAAAAATCGATCAGCTCCGTGCGGACATTGATGCGATCGTTGCGGAGATCGAGGCATGAGTAAGAGCTTTATGGAAAAGCTTTTGGATGGTGCTTCGGTTAAGTGGAAGATGTTGGGGGAAGTGGCCGAGATTGGAACTGGCAACTCAAACCGTCAAGATGAAAGTGAAAGCGGAGCATTCCCATTCTACGTTCGATCAAAGAATATTTTGAAATCAAATACATTTCAATTTGATGAAACAGCAATTATTGTTCCAGGAGAAGGGGGTATTGGTGATATTTTCCATTATGTGCAAGGCAAGTATGCTTTGCATCAACGGGCGTATCGGATTCATGTACTTTCAGAAAAATTAAATGCAAAGTTTCTATATCACATAATGATTAATAGTTTTAAACAATACATTTTAATGAAAAGCGTAGGTGCGACTTCTATTTCCATTCGGAAGCCAATGCTCGAAAATTTCCAAATCCCCATCCCTCCCCTCCATGTTCAGAAAGAAATCGTCCGCATTCTAGACACATTTACTGAGCTTACCACTGAGCTTACCACTGAGCTTACCGCACGAAAAAAGCAGTACAATTACTATCGGGATC from Leptospira kmetyi serovar Malaysia str. Bejo-Iso9 harbors:
- a CDS encoding type I restriction-modification system subunit M; its protein translation is MTSAQQRAALQRQIWQIANDVRGAVDGWDFKQYVLGTLFYRFISENFTNYMEGGDSSIDYAKLPDKRITREIKVDAIKTRGYFIYPSQLFANVTAKADKSESLNTDLAAIFKAIETSANGFPSEHDIKGLFADFDTTSNRLGNTVKDKNSRLAAVLKRVAELDFGDFDSSHIDLFGDAYEFLISNYAANAGKSGGEFFTPQHVSKLIAQLAIHKQTRINKIYDPACGSGSLLLQAKKQFDDHIIEEGFFGQEINHTTYNLARMNMFLHNINYDKFDIELGNTLIDPQHNNEKPFDAIVSNPPYSINWKGSDDPTLINDDRFAPAGVLAPKSKADFAFVLHALSYLSSKGRAAIVCFPGIFYRGGAEQKIRQYLVDNNFVETVISLAPNLFFGTTIAVNILVLSKHKTDTNTQFIDASGLFKKETNTNILTDEHIEQIMQTFDSKIDTEHFAKSVSVETIANNDFNLSVSSYVEAKDNREVIDIQKLNAELKTTVKKIDQLRADIDAIVAEIEA
- a CDS encoding PcfJ domain-containing protein produces the protein MIFALEFCIDHPETFLEFVPEDYEEVRIRFPFQKRRKVAEFFGFDPASLKALEKVGRSAILKGYLKTFRSLYSISSFRKPLHHLFIINEFILDFFSIAQKKSWKGKWDIPLLTDLAVRFENSDLKLENCDEIFQVYYEVKKFSPYWKVRSLDQLYRLEKEMISKLQREVFVGPDLNYPLPPIDTEDWLEPIHSRKELFLESKSQHNCIFSYDKDIVDGKYYIYRIFTPERCTLSLFHINGDWYLDQVFAAFNKKANAATMKKIEAWRIRNGIFVLGDAFRLGIPPDWIFAR
- a CDS encoding DoxX family protein; amino-acid sequence: MISRLIFAIGVFMKKILLYSMSAFYLFAGINHFVNPGFYLRMMPPYLPAHSILNWISGGAEILFALGLWFRPTRTWACYGIILLLIAVLPANVYMLQAALAGEPFGFPIWGLYVRLPFQLVFIAWAWFVRDVE
- a CDS encoding SDR family oxidoreductase — translated: MKSEKNQVIVITGASEGIGRELSLLYAAKQVKLVLASRNQESLENLAAECERKGAQALAVQTDISSIEECKNLIEQAVKKYGRIDILINSAGISMSASFDSLQDLSVFQKLMTVNYLGVVHTSYYALPYLKKSQGMIVNISSLQGKTGFPRSTGYSASKFAVQGFSDSLRIELMGTGVDVLVVSPGPIATKMNYRKFDANGNVTQEKNSEAPKRNIMSPEECARLIARAISKRKRELVMTFGGKLIPWIKLFAPAFVDRTIANAVNRFYASE